The following DNA comes from Lonchura striata isolate bLonStr1 chromosome 4, bLonStr1.mat, whole genome shotgun sequence.
atgaTGAGGGTTCCCAGATGCTTCTTTGTCTTTGTACGGGGAAAAATGACAACAGCAAAGTGAGAAAAAATGTTTAAGTTTTGAACTTGATGAATTAACAACttaaataaaaagcacatattttcaaagcatttcctaaatcaaggaaaacttcagaaaagaaACCAGAGTGGTGTGAGTGATGCAGCTGTGGTTGATTCAGATCTCAGTGTGCCATGGAAAGTATGCCTCCACATGCTTCTGCTAATAGTTCATATAAAGTTATCTTCCAAAATTATTAGTGTGTTGATTATGTACATAATTGCTTCCTCCTGTGGCCTGTCTTTTCCCTGGAGAGTAAACATGcatttcttcctaaaaaattagaaattgtATGAGCCCTGAAAATCAGTTTGAAAAACATTGGAGGTCTTGTTTTTTAGCCCTAGTTTATATTTGTTTACATGCATAGAGCTGCTGTTTGCAAGGCTCTTACTACGTATGGTAGGAGTTGCAGTGGAACATGTCTTTTATATAGAAGCTGCCTCATCTGAACATACATTTCTATGTTTGTATCTGCATTTCCCAGGGTAAAGGGATGCCTGTAATTCAGTGTAATCCTCTAAAGGGATGCCCCCAGGCAGTGTTCTGTCTAAAGTGAGGTGTGCTTCTTTGACCATTGCAATAGAGCAGTGTGGTGTTGTAAGAGATGCCACATTTTACTTCAGACAGAGCATGCAGCTTCTTCACAGCCTGGAAGCAGAGCAGAATGGGCATGTGTTGTCCAAGCCTGCCTCTACAAACACATACTAAGtcattgctgctgctttctAGTAAAAGGTATCAGTGCCTCATGTGGGATTTTGTATTTGGTAGTTGTGGAGAGTCACAGTCTGTTATGTTTCCACTTACCTGTTTTTTAAAAGAGCTATGTTACTAATTTCATGTTGATATCAGGAAGATGGCCTGCCAAAGTGTATGTCCTGGTCTCTCTGTTTCATTGGACTCATCAGAATAGCAGGATGGGTGACAGGATTCTTTCATTTGTGTTGCAGAAAGAGAAGACAGTAGAAAATACAAGACTCACAAATTACATAATAAACCTATTTCCATCTCACTTAGAGCAACAGACCTGGGGACTGACATATGGATAGGTTTTCTGTTTGCATAAAACAGAATGATATCccacttttcccttctttcctgtGCAGTTGGTACCacctgaaataaagaaataggaAATTAGTGGTGTTGCTGAACATGTCTGCAATGTATGTTGAAGCTGTTTTTTTGCTAGTGTGCCATTGCTTGTATTCAGACTTCAATGAAATAAATAGGCAACACACAGCTTTCAGAACAGTTTTTCTATGATGTCTGTGGATTTTAGGCACTGAAGTGCTGGTGTATGTTCATGGAATGCTGTTGTCACAGTGAGAGGTAAAACTTGAAAGCTGAATAGTGTTCATAGTTCCATAACTTTCCAGAGATTTCAACTTCTGGCATGTGGTCAAACACTCTCAGTACTCCAGTGCAAATACTTGGATATGTTCTTAATCAAGCACATGATAGCATAGGAGTGTTTCCATTTGCTACAGAGAATCTTTACGCCATTGATTTATGGAGAAGAACAGAACTGCATTTACATCTCTGGCACAAAGGTGTTACACATGTCCAGACAAAGTTTCATTATTGAAACTtgcttttcaattaaaaattctgaaaatgtgTGACTTTTTGTGAGGACATGTCCAATAGACAGAGTTTGAACGAGTTCCTGCTAGCAGCTGTATATATGAAACCCCTGACATACAATCCTGATCCATCGTAACATAATgcagagaaaactcagcagaagTCTGGTCCTGTTTTCTGGCCTAAAGCAGAATTGTTGCTATTAttctttattaaattatttgtctTATTTCTTCAGAACCTCCACAAAAGTTCTATTCATTGCTTTCTCAGGCATTCCATTCTGATATGTTCCTCATCTCTGACAAGGTTTGGTTGATACTTAGCCTGAGTCCATCTTGCCACAATACTGAGCCATTGTGTCTTCTGATAGCCACAGTGTTCACAGAAAACAGGCTATTTCCTATCTCCATGCAATTTCCATTTACTTGAACATGCATTTGACTCCCATCAATGTGCCCTTCTGGAGGCTGTGTAACTCCAGTTTATTTTACTGTATCTATATGACTCATGTTATGCAGAACTGGTCATTCTTGTTCCCTCTTCCGGATTCAATTCAGTAGAACGCTGCCCAAACAGGAGCACAGTGTAGTGGCTTGTGGCTTGTTAGAGGTTCAATTTTTCATAAATGGTGGATTATTCTTAACTATATAACTAATTCCTTACTTCAGGCAGTATTTTGGACATGTTTCTTTTTGCTCATGGAACAATAACTTTGTTTCCCTTTCCTTAGCAAAGAGATTGGAATCTTATCAAGAGATGGATTCCGAGGATAAGAATTCAGCTGATTGTCAGTGTGGCTCTTCAGTCCCTACATCAAAATGTCAGGAGATCAActggagagctgtgtgtgaACCTTTGAACAGAAAGTCTATGACCCAGTTGTCTGGTAGTTTCTCTGCATTCAAAAGGCAAGAAGAAGCAGGTGATACTTCCAGCTCAGGACACATGGCTTTCAGTAGTTCCATTGTAAGTAGAACCTGTTTGGTTTGATGCTAAATCACTGAATTAACTCATGAGGGTATCTCTTTTTACTCCCATTTGATCAGATTGGTTGTCATTTAAGAAATCCTTTCTGTCTCCACCAAAATCAGAGGTCTCATGATGGCTTGGTTGCATGTTATTTACAACTGACATTACAGACACATGTTGGTTCATGAAGGTGTATACTTTGACTCGTGCTGCTCTGCATCCATGATCACTTCAGGTGAAATTAGCAATTTAATAacagtttgggtttttattttaagaggtttctggcattttattttgtttttaataggaAATACCTATATGGTCAATACTTATTTGAGGTCATGTGAGGAAAAAACTCTGCTTCTGTACCTGAAGGTCTAAATACCATTTGTCATACTTAATCTCTTATGAAGTGTCTAAGCCTGTGAACTAAGCCTTTAGTGTTTACCTCTTTGGACAGGAAGTTTGCCATTTTCAATGGTCTAGTACAAGGTAGTAAAGATGCCAGTGTTCTTCTGTTTCCTGGTATTACAACTCAGCACAGGAGGGAAGTTGTATGAGCTTCTACACTTTGATTGTCTGTAACTGATTTAACCTCCAGAGACTTAAGTTTATAACCTGATGGAAGCTTTTGTTCATTTCATAATAGGAAACGGATGTTGTACCAGacacacagctgctggagaagtTCAGTCAAATTTCTTTTCGTTCCTATCAACAATCAGAAGAAGCTAGCAGCAAGTCATCTTTGGAGGCAATGTATATCACGGACTTCTTTCTTGCTCTGGCAATCTGTAATACTGTTGTAGTCTCAGGTCCCAATCAGACACATCAGAAGGTAAGAAGGCCTTGCCTTTGGTTATTTGGCCATATTTGCAAATAGCTGATTTCTTTTTGGTTcagttacaaaaagaaaaatataattaactGACATTTTAAGTATTTATCCTTTTCAGCTCTGCATTTTCGTCCTGTTAGGAAGAAGGGAATTATTCTAAAACATGGAGTGTAATGagctattaaataaaataatactgaTAAACTGACTTCAatctttttgtttctgttaCCATTTGTAACTTTTACAAGACAAATTTGGAGATTAAAATGCAGTTGTAATTTTTTCCATATTCTaattatgggtttttttagatATGGGTATAACTTCTTGTAGTAATACATTCAGGTAGTAATTCTTGTATTACTACAAGTAATTCTTGTATTACTACAAGAATGTATTCTTGTAGTAATACATTCAGGTTACCTTGAATGGTAATAGGTTATTCTTGattgaaaaataagaataattgCTGAAGATTCATAGAATATTGAAACTGAGAATGCTCTTACCTTTTCCCTGACTACTCAAATAGACATTCAGCAAAAGTACGGAAGATTAAGTTTTATGTATATTAGTCAGAAGAAAATTTGCTATGCAGTATGGCATAAAGTTGTCTCACCATGAATTAAAGTGTATTTGCTAGTCTGCCCTGGTTTTTAGTAGTTTGGAGTGACCACTTGTTGTTTTCAGTGCACACAAcctaacttttttttaaaaatagtacttttttaaaaaaatcttttgggttttttcattgtgggattttcataattccatttttttgcCAGTTTTGACTGTGTTGCAAGTTAATTCCCAAGTTCAgctttgatttctttctttcattacaTGGTGATTTACATTAATTGACTttgtttttggaaaaaaaaatagtgacatGTGCAGAACTAGATTTTGGTGTCTATCTAGGTAGTAAACCTACAACCATAGCTGGAGACATTCATAAAACATCCTGTGGGGTATGAAGTACCTCCTATGTATAAATAAGCCTGGTGTTTTAGTGTGCTTCCAAGCATTCCCAGAAAGGTGTTTAGTAGGCAGCCTAAAGATCTATGTGTGGATGAGGCAGATGAGTTCATAGTCAATAGTTACCTATTCCTTAAATGGGATGGAGAATAACATACAGGTgagaattttggttttttgagaGTAATATGTGTGAATAACTTGCCAACAGGGTAGATCTCCAGGTCACTAGTAGGTTGATTGGGAGGAGCAATGTGGAAGGAGGTTTTCTGAGTTCATGATCAGGGAATAACAGGAAAGAACTCAAGGCAATGGGAAATTGCAATGTTGTCATAGGAAGAGGCAATGAAAGGACATTCCTTGTCTCTGTTTCCATGATGTTGAATGGAGACACATTACAGCTTGCTGGAACTGTGGAGGACTGAGCCACAGGTTGTCCCTGCCTTTTGCTTTTCAGTGGCAAAAGAGAACATGCTTCCCGCTAACTCATTCTTACATCCTCACCAGCAGTGATAAAGGAATGTCAGCCTGCTATGCCTTATTTTTCTAAGATGTTACCTCCCTAGCTGTTCTGAGTAACAGAAAACCAGTTATTTTATAACACTGATCACAGGGGAACTGTCAGTTTAAAACACTAAAAACCATTGATCAGGTACTGTATGTTTAGCAGGTCTTGTAGCTAGTTAGTGTGAAGGGGTTGGTTTATTCTTCACAAGTATTTTGCTAATTCAGAACAAGGATTAAAGTGTTCAGTTCAATTTGCCAGAACTTCAAAAAGTTACAATGTCATACTTACTCTGTTCATTACTGAAAGTTCTGAAAAGAAGTATTGCATGGAGTCATGAATTAAACTTGAAGGATTTACACAGCTTATAGAGGCTATTTACTGTATTTATAAGGCTTCATGTTTACTTGAGCTGGCCATCTTTAATCCAAGCAGTCAAACCCATGGTAAACATTAAAACACTACTTTCATTATGAAACATTTCTACTTTGTAAGGTGTCCTTCCTTAATATAACAAAATAGGAAGAATTTAGCATAAATGCTTTCTCTAACTATTCTGTTCCAGGTGAGACTCTCTTCGCTGAGTAGAATGCCTGTTAAATCACTTGAGGAAATCAGGCAAATGTTCCAGAGATTTTCAGTCTGGAGACTAAGTTCTTCCCCACTTCCAAGTGTAAAGAAATCATCATCTGAAAGCCCCAATAGTTTTGTGAGAAAACTGTCTCTTTTTAGAATGAAACTGGCTTCACCTACTTTGGATGGAGCTGGTGAAAGGATTTCTGAACCTCACAATACTGACAGCCCAGAAAATTCTCAAGTGCCTGGAGAAATACATCTAGTGAATGTAGCTGCTGGTGGTGAACCCAACCATGCTGTGTCATCTATCAAATTATTTCCCATACCAAAACTAAGTTACGAAGCTGAGAGTCCAGATGAAGCTGCCTTGGTTCATGCTGCTAGGGCTTATAAATGTGTTCTACAGTCTAGGACTCCAGGTCAAGTAACTGTGGACTTTGCAGGTCTGGGGTCTTTAACGTTTCAGCTTTTGCACATCCTGCCTTTTGATTCACTGCGGAAAAGGATGTCAGTGGTGGTTCGGCATCCAGTCTCCAACAAAGTGGTGGTGTACACAAAAGGCGCAGACTCAGTCATGATGGATTTGTTGAGAACTGCCTCTGAAGGTATCTACAGAACTTGTAATTCTTTGCCCTTATCATTCTTTAATGATAAGTTTCAACATTTTACTACTTCAAGAATGTATTTAGACCTTCAAAATTTTCTGCTAAATTTAGCTGAAACATCCCTGTTTAATttactttctcttctttttgtgTGATGGTACATACTAACAATTCTGAAATTGAAGAGAAGATTAAAGAGAGAACTCAGCAGCATTTGGATGATTATGCCAGAAGAGGACTACGCACTCTTTGTATTGCTAAGAAGgtatttctttttatatgtattttggTGAATGTTTGCAGTCTGTGACCAGACTCAGTGGTATCACCAATGgagcaaacatttttttatcCCAATGTTCTTTTAGAAGGAATTTGTAAGAAAACCCAGATCAATTCCTGACATCTGTTAGATTGCCACTGTTGTCAGTTTAGGATGCCAAGCATCTTAACATCCTAATTTTAAAATGGGTATTGTCAAATAGCCAGATGTTTTTTAGGACTCATAAACACGTCTCCTTGTATGAATCTTACCCTGGGTAGACTTCAGACACAAAAAAGAGATTAAGTTACACCTCTTTTACTGGGTTTCACAAACAGTTTCAATGTTACAAGCTGTGGATGCACAACTGAAGTGATGTTTTGAGATTCCAGTTTAAATTCAAAGCTGCTCAGAAGTAAAATTCCATAGGGATTGAAATGGGCGAGAAGCCTCTTGACAAAGCTTTATGCAAAGTGAAAGCGCAGGCTGTGTAGCTGTGCAACCATCGAGCTGTACCCAGCTGTGCAGTGGTTCTGTGGCAGTAGCAGcgctgcagctgagcagcagcagggacagtgcACTGTGCCCATTGCCCTGCCTGCCTTCCATGTAAATGGAAATCTGTCAAGGAACACGCAGGGTGCAAATGAGTAGCCTGGCAAAGTAATCTAACACTCTGAACATTGTACTAAATCCTTGGACATCCTGGAGCATGTAAGCAATGCACTGCCATGGGCTGCACTTGTAGGTTTGGGATGTGGACAACAGAAGTAACCATGGGAACACTTTTGATGCACTGTTTAAAACCCAGCATAGATACATGCCTATGTTTTCCCTCTCTGTGTAGGTGATGAGTGATGCAGAATATGCAGAGTGGTTAAATCATCGTTTTTTAGCAGAAACCAGCATTGACAATAGGGAGGACCTGCTGCTTGAATCTGCCATGAGGCTTGAGACCAATCTAACTTTGCTTGGTAGGTAGAAAATATTCCCAGGTAACTGCCTATGATGTTCATAATTGGAATTTGCTTGCAGAAAGCTGTGCTTTGCTTACAATCTGTGTAACACAGAGCTTTTTACAGAATTTATCGTCACTCCTGAAGTTTGTACTAGTTGCAAAGCACACTGAAGACAGATGGTGCTCTCCTGTCGTCAGTAAAAAATCtactgttttggggtttttttgtttcttttattgttAATATTGTGTATTTTTCTATCTTCACTAgagtttttaaatgtaattataACAAACACATGAAATGATAGTAACAAGTCACAGGCTTGCCTGTGCAAATATTCAGAGGTAACCCATTTCTGGGCATATTTTCTATCAGTGTTGCAGTCATGGCACAGCAGGTGTACTTGTGCTGTGTTCTCCTATAATAACACGGAGAGAAGTCAGGCATGCTTCTGCCAGAACCGTTCCTCTGAAGGTCATTCAGCTGTgcagaaattaaacaaaaaaatgtttgttaTAGGTGTGTGAAAGGTAGACTGCAAGCAGCCTGGGATAATAATTTTAGAGAGCTTCCCAGCAAATaacatttggaaaacaaatgcaaagcTCTGACTATAGTGGTAAAGGCAGCTCGTGCTAGAAGCTGAAGAGAGACAGATTCTGTTGTGTAAAGAGTGCTCCTTCTCTTATTTTGTGTCATATCTGCTTAGTGTAGGTGCCATAAACCTTGATAATAAAGGAATTATGGGATCACTGGCTTCAGTTTCTGGAGAGAAGCCAGAGCAGTGATGCAGAGTGATTCTTTTGTAAGGATATACAGGTACCCTTGGCCACTAAAGCCAACAGAGAGAAGTCAAGCTGCTTTGGAGACCTGCTGTCTTGCAGGGTCATATCTCTGGTGTGACACTAAGCAATATAGTTTGGCCCTAACATTAAATGGAAGTGAAAATATAGAGTTTAAACAACTTCATACTGCCAAGGTGCTTTCTTTCAGGAAATTACAAGCACATGGTAGCATGTTTGTTTTGGGATGTGGGTACAGAGAGAAAACCAGCTCGTCCTGTCACTCTTGAAGCATTTTGGTTTTGGAAATACAGCAGCACTAATATTTCTGCTTGACTAAATGAAGGTGCCACTGGCATTGAAGATCGCCTGCAGGAAGGTGTTCCAGACACAATTCAGGCTTTACGGAAAGCTGGAATAAAAATATGGATGTTGACAGGTGACAAGAGAGAGACAGCTGTCAACATTGCCTATGCTTGTAAACTGCTGGAACCAGAGGACAAAATCTTCACTCTAAAATCACAGAGTAGGGTGAGTAGAAAAgtagattttcttctctgctgaaaAATTCAATAAGGTTAGTCCACAGGACAATACAGAAAAGCAAATGTTGCTTCCTTGGGAAATGAAAGAACATTTGCTTTTCTATATTGTTCTTCCTTGTGGGTAAAATATGAAATCCATTCTATGTATGTAACAGCTACATTATGTCCCTACATTatgattaattattttaattgaataAACTTCTTAATTTCTCTTTGTGGTAAGCTAAGGAGTTTACATGGTTTCAGGTTTAGAGACTTGTTCTAAGacctttaattttcctttttttacttGCTTATATATGTCTTAAGAAATACAATTTGTATATGCCATAAAAGAATTAACTGTGgggaaaataaagtgaaaaaaagaaaggatttttaGTCTAGTTGTGTTTGAGGAAAGCTTGGAGTTTGATTTGTGCCAGCATTTTCCTTTTACTCTGCTGGGAAATTAGTGTCTGTCTTGACAGTGAGAACTAAGCCTCTTTTGAATAAGTGCTCTTCCTCCCTCTAACTAGgcttagaaataaaaaacaggATTTGATACTGTTGCATTTCAAAGTAAAATGATGAGAAGATTTAAGAagatatattttcttctatGTTGCATGTGCTTTACATATATTGATACCACAAACTTCTTATATTGATTCTGATAAGGTAAAACATTCCACAGGTCCAGTTCTTCAGTAATTCGTGGCAGATCACTTTTAATGTGTTATGAAGTGCACTTTTGGTTCTGCATGCCAGACAAAAGAAACACGGAGAGCAAAAGTTTTATCAAAGCTGTATATATTATGGAATCCTTAATGATTGCTTTTCCTGCTAGTCTGTAAAGGTTTTCTGGCTTGCATaggtttttctctcttctctaaTACAATACCAAAGCAAATCTGCTAAAGCAAAGTTTATCATAGACACTTTCATTAACAACAGTCTACATCCTGTGTGATTTTAAAGGGGTATTCAACCTCATGTCTGAGcctttcaaaataaatactatacaagcatttgatttttttccccatatgtATTTTATGAAGTGAAAAGGGAGGAAGAGTATAAACAATATTTCATAAGATGCTTTTCTTGTGTCTTCTATTAGGATGCCTGTGCCTTGGTAATGAGCAAAATTTTAGAAGACATCCAGAATAATacttctgtcaaaaaaaaacacagtgaGAAACTTGGAAATGTCTCTGCAAGTCTCTCCACCCAAGCTCATGGGTTCAATTCAGGCCTGGTTATTGATGGAAGGACTTTAGAACATGTCCTTCATGACAGCCTACAGAATATTTTCTTGGAACTCACAGAAAAATGTCGGGCTGTAGTCTGTTGCCAAGCCACACCACTGCAGAAGAGTGTCCTGGTCAAATTGGTGCGAAGTAAGCTAAAGGCAATGACATTAGCTGTAGGTGAGTCTTGTGGTTATCCTCCTTTCTCTGAAAAGAAGTAAAAGCCAATTTCTTCTCTTGTATATTTTGCTAATGTCTGtcacaaaatttattttatgagcAAGATAATCCTTTGAATTGTAGCTGTCTCTGACAGGAGATGATGTTTGTCTTCTGAAGTAGTAAATTTAGTCCATAAACATACGTCAGTATAAAGCAATAAGAACAGCACCAGTCATACCGTTCTTATGTAACATGCAAAGCAGCAAGTGAAAGCATATTTCTTACTATCATAATCCCCAAAATTAGGAGGTAGAGGAGAGATGACTGGCTGTGATTTAAAGCACACACATTTTGTGGTGCAGCATGCCAACTAAATTCTGACAAAAGGAACATCTATTATCTCTTTGGAGAACATAGCTCAGTTCAGGTAGGTGTTCCACTTACTAATCCTGTTTTCCTTAGTGTTTTTCAGTGTTGGCCATAAAAACGTATTTCTCTGAACTCTCTGGTGTTTGATATTTGTCTTTTCCTGACACCTCCATAGCCATGTGATAGCCAGCAAAGCtagttttgatttttcttcttttctctgtaGGTGATGGTGCCAATGATGTCAGTATGATCCAGGTGGCTGACACTGGTGTGGGAATATCTGGCCAGGAAGGCATGCAGGTAGTGTATCCAAAGACACCTGCAAATGATTTGCAACTGATTTAAATCAGTTCAGAGTGTACTCTGGAGACCCAATAGCACCATAATCAGTTCCCTTACATGGGCAAGACTTTGCAGCCTGAGCCTCACACCCAGGCTTCAGCATTCCACCAGGAGCAATCAGAAGCTGAATGCTGCACGTCAAGCTCCAAACAACAGTTTGCTGCCTGTCAGTGAGCTCCATATTACTTATGTCATGCAGGGAAATGAGCAGCCtaagtgtcagtgtcagtgatTTCTGTGCAGTGATTTATTGTGTGGTAATAATGATGACAGCTATATTCCTGTTTGTGCTGTGTTGGACTGAGCTCTGTGTGTTAGTTTTAAAGTCTTGTATGGAAGGGGATACGTGAGGGAGGATAACCTGGCAAGTACTATGtataaaaatcataaaataagaACTTCCAACAGTGGTTAAGTTGCTTTGTTGGCAGTATCTGAAGCTTATTTTTAACAGTTTAGTTAAAGCATATCCTTTTATTCGTGTGTTTTGCAGGCTGTGATGGCAAGTGACTTTGCAATCTCACAGTTTAGACACCTCAGGAAGCTGCTGCTTGTCCATGGTCACTGGTGTTACACAAGACTTAGCAACATGGTGCTTTACTTCTTCTACAAGAATGTGGTATGTAACTGTCCCATTCTAGGATAATCACAGTTTAATATGTTTGAGCACCGAAAGGTTCAGTgaggctttattttcttttttctcttcctattGTGAATGGTTTCAAAATAGGAAAAAGTATGTGTCAAACAATTCAGTTTCCCATTTGCCTGCAGAGGCCAGAGGTTCTTATTCCTTTGACTAAATTTCCCACTCAAAGCCATTGTTTGACTTCATTAAACAGTGGGTGAGGGGCACTACTAATATGGTGGCAGCACGACTGTTTCAGCAAGTCATGTCTGTATTTGAAATGTTTCCACGGATTACTTTAACCAGACCTAAGACCTACCaattttcctcttgtttttaaagcatttgTCAATGGCTAAAATTTCATTATGTTGTCTTTGGCTTTTCAGACCTATGTGAATCTGCTGTTTTGGTACCAGTTTTTCTGTGGGTTTTCAGGCACATCAATGACTGACTACTGGATCTTGATTCTTTTCAATCTCCTTTTTACATCGGTGCCACCCATCATCTATGGTGTCTTGGACAAAGATATATCTGCAGAGATACTCATGGAACTACCACAGCTTTACACAATGAGCCAGAAATCTGTGGTAGGTTGCAGAGTGCTTGGCCTGAAGCAAATTGAAATGGTCAGCATTTAAGCCATTTCTGTCTTTTATGTTTCATCTCAGacaaacattgttttaaattgctttcTCTGTTAGGAAGTGTCTAGGCTTGTGCAATATGTGCACAAATATAaacctgtttttaaaaagattttttaggCTCTTTTCAGTAATAGACCCAATCTTATCAGATATTTGGATgataaaagaaattaaggacTTCAGGTAAAGCAGTGTACTAGACAAACATTGTTACCAGCATGTTTATTTCATTCATTATGTCAGCTGTCAACATGTTTCCTCAAACTGGGATTTGTTTGAGCAAGGGCACTTTATATactgtatattttttctttgtcataTAAAGGTCTCAACTGACAAAGAATCAGAGCAGATTAATTTCAAATAATCTTCAAAGAACTTTTGTTAGTGAGGGTACTTTTCACCTTACAGGTATGTTCTGAAATTTGCCTTCCTACTTGAAATCATATGTGGTCTATCAGCAAATTCTGTCCAAACATTTAGCACAGAAAACCAAAGGGAGTGGGGGAATAGGTTCTAAATCAAAATTATATAACTCGGTGGGATCTT
Coding sequences within:
- the ATP10D gene encoding phospholipid-transporting ATPase VD, encoding MADPIRWARYRWRRLIPAEGGECSSNNSSSKCYQSSKTTGKHRIVIPCLGHFKEEYEKLSKLYMNNKIRTTRYTLLTFLPRNLFEQFHRVANLYFLFLVVLNWVPLVEAFQKEITMLPLIGVLTIIAVKDGLEDYSKYKMDKQINNLVTKVYSRREKKYIDECWKNVNVGDFVRLSRNEIIPADMVLLYSSDPDGICYIETAGLDGETNLKQRQVVRGYSEQVSEIDPEEFSSRIECESPNNDLSCFRGFVEHSNMDRVGLSKENLLLRGCTVRNTEAVVGIVVYAGHETKAMLNNSGPHYKRSKLERKVNTDILWCVLLLLLMCLTGAVGHGIWLSRYSEVLFFNIPGPDGKLSPPTLAGFYMFWTMIILLQVLIPVSLYVSIEIVKLGQIYLIQNDIDFYHEKTDSTIQCRALNIAEDLGQIQYIFSDKTGTLTENKMVFRRCTIAGQEYCHEENAKRLESYQEMDSEDKNSADCQCGSSVPTSKCQEINWRAVCEPLNRKSMTQLSGSFSAFKRQEEAGDTSSSGHMAFSSSIETDVVPDTQLLEKFSQISFRSYQQSEEASSKSSLEAMYITDFFLALAICNTVVVSGPNQTHQKVRLSSLSRMPVKSLEEIRQMFQRFSVWRLSSSPLPSVKKSSSESPNSFVRKLSLFRMKLASPTLDGAGERISEPHNTDSPENSQVPGEIHLVNVAAGGEPNHAVSSIKLFPIPKLSYEAESPDEAALVHAARAYKCVLQSRTPGQVTVDFAGLGSLTFQLLHILPFDSLRKRMSVVVRHPVSNKVVVYTKGADSVMMDLLRTASEVHTNNSEIEEKIKERTQQHLDDYARRGLRTLCIAKKVMSDAEYAEWLNHRFLAETSIDNREDLLLESAMRLETNLTLLGATGIEDRLQEGVPDTIQALRKAGIKIWMLTGDKRETAVNIAYACKLLEPEDKIFTLKSQSRDACALVMSKILEDIQNNTSVKKKHSEKLGNVSASLSTQAHGFNSGLVIDGRTLEHVLHDSLQNIFLELTEKCRAVVCCQATPLQKSVLVKLVRSKLKAMTLAVGDGANDVSMIQVADTGVGISGQEGMQAVMASDFAISQFRHLRKLLLVHGHWCYTRLSNMVLYFFYKNVTYVNLLFWYQFFCGFSGTSMTDYWILILFNLLFTSVPPIIYGVLDKDISAEILMELPQLYTMSQKSVAYLPSAFWITLLDAFYQSLVCFFVPYFTYCGSDIDIFSFGNPINTAALFIMLFHLLIECKSVTWIHTVVIVGSILFYFVFTLGIGAACKTHNPRSDFYWIMEKHMTDPVFYLVCLLTTCIALLPRYLIRVLQGTLFPSAVSRAKYLVRLSPEEQRKEIKRWKDECTVDYRVELQATSVPSSSAADAVSEEESMDSILPAYKTPFQTCSRDGSLNNTSFLPGIQDESGSTSGLNSEKTEFTKSN